The sequence CGTTGAAGGGCACGGTGACGAGGTCGCCGATGTTCAGGTACTCGACGTCCTTGCCCTTCTCGATGATTTCCCCGGTGATTTCGTGCCCGAGCACCAGCCCCTTGGGCGCCGTGGTGCGGCCGCGCACCATGTGCTGGTCCGAGCCGCAGATGTTGGTGGAGACCACCTTGAGGATGACGCCGTGCTCGATGGGCTTCCCCTTGGGGTTCACCATCTTCGGGTAGTCGATGGATTGCACCTCCACCTTGCCGGGACCGAGATAGACAACGCCGCGATTGCTGGCCATGGACGGAATCCTCCCCGCGCACAAGCTGGCGACCGCCGCCGGCTCCGGCACGCGAGGAGGCTCGCCTCCCTGCTCCGTGACGCTCTGCTGCCCACGGAGCGAGGCAGGCACCGTGCGCGGCGCGGGCCGCCCGTCCCTCCCCGTGGAGTCATACCGATGCGCTCAGCAGCACCGTGAAGCCAGGGCCTGCCCGACGCCGCCCTGGCCTCCCAGGTGCCCGCTCAGTTCGACCAGACCTGCGACGGGCGGATGTACGCAGTCGTGTAGGTCTGATCGCCACCGCCCGGGCCGCCGCTGGTGTTCACCCCGAAAGGATCATTCACGATCCACTTGCCGTCGGTGGTGTAGCCCTTGATGAGGATGATGTGCCCGGCGGACGTCATCCCGCCGCTCGCCGCGACGAGCTGCCCGCGGTTCAGCTCGCCCTTGATCCACGTCTCATCCCAGCCGTGCTGCTGAGCCCAGCCCGTGTGCCGGTTGAGATAGCTCAACAGGTCCGCCCACACCGCGCCGCAGCACGCGCTGTAGACCCAGCCATGCGCACCCGCCCAGGCGCCGGCGCCCGAATAGTCGGGCTCCGTGTAGCTGAACGTCGTCCCGTTGTACGAGTACGAGTCCGTGAGGTAGCGGCCATAGGGCGAGTAGTGATTGCCGCCGTAGTTCACCCAGATGCCCCACTCGCTGAGCTGGTACGACGCCATCGTCATCACCGCGCTCGTCGGGCCGCACGAGCCGCGCCCGTCGAAGTTGTCGCGCGTGTCATAGACCTGGTTGATCTGGATGGCCCGGTTGGTCAGCCCCTGGATGAGCGATTGAGCGTCCGCCTCCGGCTTCAGCAGGCTCGAAGCCCGGAGCTCCGACTCCGTCCCGGCGCGGATGGGTGCGCTGTCCAGCGTCGCCACGCCCTCGCGCTCCGAGCCGAAGCGCAGCACGCCGCCCTCCACGCCCAGCAGGTCCGCGCTGGGGATTCCGTCCACCACGCGCGTCGCCTTGCCGCCCGCCACGTCGGCGACGAAGACGCCGGTGCCACGGGCCTGCTCCGCGGCCGCGGCCTCGCGGTTGGCCACAATCGCCGTCTTGTTGGGGCACGCCTGGACGGCATAGGCCACCTGGCTCCCATCCGGGCTCCAGGCCGCGGCGCGGTACAGCTCGCCAGTCGTCGGCCGGAAGGACTGGACGACGTAGCCGTCGGTGGTGGCGAGCCGCAGCTCGCTGTCTCCGATGCAGAGCTGGTGGCCGGAGCGGATGTAGCTGACCCGGTCCTCGCCGTTGACGCGGACGAGTCGGATGTCGCTGTAGCGCTCGCTCGACACCAGCCCGCTGCCCAGGATGGCCGTCGCCTCGCCCGTGGCGGTGCTCATGCGGACGAGGGACGCCGCGTACGCGCCGTCATCCTGGCGGTCCGGGTACACGACGGCGAACAGCGAGCGGCCGTCCGAGCTGAAGCCGAGCAACTCCACCTTC comes from Pyxidicoccus parkwaysis and encodes:
- a CDS encoding C39 family peptidase — protein: MLVKNMGRTVLALVTLSLLGCGEEWESRAPAPLAEEKTDSDVTGKPQASARDARLSTVRDGSGYRVSVDGVERAWVPIRALSSTLFSAVSPDGSTAALIPDHDTHHGPSLLLLDVVSGALRTYFEGPVTSAVFSRQGTRLAYAVATRDGASVRLGTTTSLGRPLGELRGRKVELLGFSSDGRSLFAVVYPDRQDDGAYAASLVRMSTATGEATAILGSGLVSSERYSDIRLVRVNGEDRVSYIRSGHQLCIGDSELRLATTDGYVVQSFRPTTGELYRAAAWSPDGSQVAYAVQACPNKTAIVANREAAAAEQARGTGVFVADVAGGKATRVVDGIPSADLLGVEGGVLRFGSEREGVATLDSAPIRAGTESELRASSLLKPEADAQSLIQGLTNRAIQINQVYDTRDNFDGRGSCGPTSAVMTMASYQLSEWGIWVNYGGNHYSPYGRYLTDSYSYNGTTFSYTEPDYSGAGAWAGAHGWVYSACCGAVWADLLSYLNRHTGWAQQHGWDETWIKGELNRGQLVAASGGMTSAGHIILIKGYTTDGKWIVNDPFGVNTSGGPGGGDQTYTTAYIRPSQVWSN